From the genome of Winogradskyella forsetii, one region includes:
- a CDS encoding DUF4920 domain-containing protein: protein MKKTILFIAICFAIISCKNETKTTETAKNTEEAKQEVAYASFGKKINDADALTSERMMEHYKTMKEGDTINSKVKAKIIEVCSAKGCWMTLDMDGDNEVMVKFKDYGFFMPLNAEGDVVVNGKAFVSETSVEELRHYAEDAGKTKEEIEAITEPKRTYSFEADGVLLKQ from the coding sequence ATGAAAAAAACCATTCTTTTTATCGCCATTTGTTTTGCTATCATCTCTTGTAAAAATGAAACAAAAACTACGGAAACAGCAAAGAACACGGAAGAAGCAAAGCAAGAAGTTGCCTATGCTTCTTTTGGAAAGAAAATCAATGATGCAGACGCTTTAACCTCCGAACGCATGATGGAGCATTATAAAACCATGAAAGAAGGTGATACGATTAATTCTAAAGTAAAAGCCAAAATAATCGAAGTGTGTTCTGCTAAAGGCTGTTGGATGACTTTGGATATGGATGGTGACAATGAAGTGATGGTAAAATTTAAGGATTATGGATTTTTTATGCCATTAAATGCAGAAGGAGACGTTGTCGTTAATGGAAAAGCATTTGTATCAGAAACTTCAGTTGAAGAATTGAGACATTATGCCGAAGATGCTGGTAAAACCAAAGAAGAAATCGAAGCTATTACAGAGCCAAAACGCACCTATTCTTTTGAGGCTGATGGAGTTTTACTTAAACAATAA
- the mnmD gene encoding tRNA (5-methylaminomethyl-2-thiouridine)(34)-methyltransferase MnmD has product MKRKIITTSDGSKTIQIEDWNEQYHSIHGAIQEANHVFLKHGLLFYSEVVSESLKSKNRQSEHKSQTGQGSLSEVEVSILEIGFGTGLNAFLTLIEAEKLKLDIDYVGVEAYPVQVEEINQLNYVELISNNHKAIFDKLHDTSWEKPHQITPNFQLEKQQKFFKEITAKDKFHIIYFDAFGARVQPDLWTEAIFEIMFNALKENGILVTYSAKGSVRRAMQEVGFTVERLPGPPGKREMLRATKHSVKQSEPNVESNEAFGGAERAKC; this is encoded by the coding sequence TTGAAGCGAAAAATCATTACCACATCAGATGGTTCCAAAACGATACAGATAGAAGACTGGAACGAGCAATACCATTCCATTCATGGTGCCATTCAAGAAGCAAACCACGTGTTTTTAAAACATGGTTTGCTTTTTTATTCTGAAGTCGTTTCAGAATCTTTAAAAAGTAAAAACCGTCAAAGTGAACACAAATCTCAAACTGGGCAAGGGTCACTGAGCGAAGTCGAAGTGTCAATTCTGGAAATAGGTTTCGGCACAGGACTCAACGCCTTTTTAACTTTAATCGAAGCCGAAAAATTAAAATTGGATATTGATTATGTCGGTGTTGAAGCCTATCCTGTTCAAGTGGAAGAAATTAATCAGCTTAATTATGTTGAACTTATTTCCAACAATCACAAAGCGATTTTTGATAAGCTACACGACACATCTTGGGAAAAACCTCATCAAATTACGCCAAATTTCCAATTAGAGAAGCAACAAAAATTCTTTAAAGAAATCACAGCCAAGGATAAATTTCATATCATTTATTTTGATGCTTTTGGCGCACGCGTCCAACCTGATTTATGGACCGAAGCTATTTTTGAAATCATGTTTAATGCGTTGAAAGAAAACGGTATTTTAGTCACTTATTCCGCCAAAGGAAGTGTGAGACGCGCCATGCAAGAGGTTGGTTTTACTGTTGAGCGCTTACCTGGACCGCCTGGAAAGAGAGAAATGCTTAGAGCAACGAAGCATTCGGTGAAGCAGAGCGAGCCAAATGTTGAGAGCAACGAAGCATTCGGTGGAGCAGAGCGAGCCAAATGTTGA